The nucleotide sequence CCCGAGGCCTTCAAGGCCTTCGAGCTGCAAGGCTGGCAGGCGGCCGCGCACACCTATCACTCCGAATTCGGCCGGCTCACCTCGCAGATCGCGGGCGCTCTGCTCGACGCGGCGGGCGTGAAGCGCGACACGCGCGTGCTCGACGTCGCGAGCGGGCCCGGATATGTGGCGGGGATGGCCGCGGCGCGCGGTGCGCGCGTCACCGGCTGCGATTTGTCTCCCGAGATGGTCGAGCTGGCGTCGCAGTCCTATCCGACCGTGGCGTTCCGAATTGCCGACGCCGAGGCGCTCGAGTTTCCGGATCGGGTGTTCGGCGCGGTGACCATGTCGTTCCTGATCGGTCATCTCGGGCGCCCGGCGGCGGCGCTCCGCGAGGCCTTTCGCGTGCTGGAGGACGGCGGCCGCCTCGCCATCAGCTGGTGGGTGGGCTTCGACCGCGCGGTGGCGTTCGGTCTGATCAACGACGCGATCCGCGCGCGGGGTCGAACCGACGTCGAGCTGCCCGCCGCTCCGCCGTTCGACACGTTTTCACGCCCCGACACGCTGCGCGGCGCGCTCGCCGAGGCCGGATTCGTGGACGTGAAGGTGGTCGAGCAGCCGATGACCTGGCGGGTGAAATCGTCC is from Candidatus Sulfotelmatobacter sp. and encodes:
- a CDS encoding methyltransferase domain-containing protein yields the protein MPVPESPVPEAFKAFELQGWQAAAHTYHSEFGRLTSQIAGALLDAAGVKRDTRVLDVASGPGYVAGMAAARGARVTGCDLSPEMVELASQSYPTVAFRIADAEALEFPDRVFGAVTMSFLIGHLGRPAAALREAFRVLEDGGRLAISWWVGFDRAVAFGLINDAIRARGRTDVELPAAPPFDTFSRPDTLRGALAEAGFVDVKVVEQPMTWRVKSSDELFEAYYDGTVRTAGLLHGQTPEALAAIRAELKTSCRRWLHGGELPLPMPAFVASGLKD